The following coding sequences lie in one Glycine max cultivar Williams 82 chromosome 19, Glycine_max_v4.0, whole genome shotgun sequence genomic window:
- the LOC100797235 gene encoding alpha-dioxygenase 1: protein MWSLVTDLIRALAARVIHQLIHKDFHEAVARMTIIDAFLFIIVHSIDKLGLWHRLPVFFGLLYLGIRRHLQQQYNLFNVGTTPVGIRFNPSDFPYRTDDGKYNDPFNEVAGSQGSFFGRNILPVDHKNKLLKPDPMVVATKLLARRTYKDTGKQFNVIAASWIQFMIHDWIDHLEDTNQIELIAPREVASQCPLKSFKFYKTKEIPTGFFEIKSGSSNIRTPWWDGSVIYGSNREVLEKVRTFKDGKIKISKDGHLLHNENGTAISGDVRNSWAGVSTLQALFTQEHNAVCDALKSNYPHLEDEEVYRHARLVTSAVIAKVHTIDWTVELLKTDTLLAAMHANWYGLLGKTFKDTFGHVGGAALGGLVGLKRPENHGVTYSLTEEFVSAYRIHSLLPDNLQLRDISATPGPNKSPPLIKEIPMKNLIGVQGEEALTKIGVERQLVSMGHQACGALELWNYPLWLRDLVPQNIDGTERKDHIDLAALEIYRDRERSVARYNQFRRALLLIPISKWEDLTDDQEAIQVLEEVYGDDIEELDLLVGLMAEKKIKGFAISETAFTIFIFMSSRRLEADRFFTSNFNEDAYTKKGLEWVNTTESLKNVIDRHYPEITHKWLNSSSVFSVWNSPPNTQNPIPLYLRVPH from the exons ATGTGGTCTCTAGTAACGGATCTCATTAGAGCTCTTGCAGCAAGAGTTATACACCAACTCATCCATAAAGATTTCCATGAAGCAGTGGCTAGGATGACAATAATAGACGCTTTTCTCTTCATC ATTGTACACTCCATAGACAAGTTGGGGTTATGGCATCGTTTGCCTGTTTTCTTTGGACTATTATACTTGGGCATTCGTCGTCACCTTCAACAACAATACAACCTCTTCAACGTTGGAACAACACCAGTAGGAATTAGGTTCAACCCTTCTGATTTTCCATACAGAACAGATGATGGAAAATATAATGACCCTTTCAACGAAGTTGCTGGCAGCCAAGGGTCTTTCTTTGGCAGAAATATTCTCCCTGTAGATCATAAAAACAAG CTGTTGAAGCCTGATCCAATGGTGGTAGCCACGAAACTACTAGCTAGGAGGACATACAAGGACACTGGGAAGCAATTCAATGTGATAGCAGCTTCTTGGATTCAGTTTATGATTCATGATTGGATCGATCATCTAGAGGACACCAATCAG ATTGAACTCATCGCACCAAGAGAAGTTGCAAGCCAATGCCCTCTCAAATCTTTCAAGTTCTACAAGACAAAGGAAATTCCCACTGGCTTCTTTGAGATCAAATCCGGATCGTCAAACATCCGTACACCTTGGtg GGATGGAAGCGTCATATATGGAAGCAATAGAGAAGTTTTAGAGAAAGTGAGAACTTTCAAAGATGGGAAGATAAAGATATCAAAGGATGGTCATCTTCTCCATAACGAAAATGGAACAGCAATTTCAGGTGATGTCCGGAATAGTTGGGCTGGTGTTTCAACCTTGCAGGCACTTTTCACTCAAGAGCACAATGCAGTATGTGATGCTCTCAAG AGTAATTATCCTCActtggaagatgaagaagtttatCGTCATGCAAGATTGGTGACCTCAGCTGTGATTGCAAAGGTTCATACTATCGATTGGACCGTAGAGCTCCTTAAAACTGACACTTTACTAGCAGCAATGCATGCTAATTG gtATGGATTATTGGGGAAGACATTTAAGGATACATTTGGGCATGTTGGTGGAGCCGCCTTGGGTGGACTAGTGGGTCTTAAGAGACCAGAAAATCATGGTGTCACATACTCTTTAACTGAGGAATTTGTGAGTGCTTATAGAATACACTCACTCTTGCCTGATAACTTGCAATTGAGAGACATATCTGCTACCCCAGGACCTAACAAATCTCCACCATTAATCAAAGA GATTCCTATGAAAAATTTGATTGGAGTGCAAGGAGAAGAAGCATTGACAAAAATAGGAGTTGAAAGGCAACTTGTGTCAATGGGTCATCAAGCTTGTGGGGCCCTAGAGCTTTGGAACTATCCATTGTGGCTCAGAGATCTTGTACCACAGAACATAGATGGAACCGAAAGGAAAGATCATATAGATCTTGCTGCTCTTGAAA TTTACAGGGATAGAGAGAGGAGTGTGGCTAGATATAACCAATTCAGAAGGGCTTTATTGTTGATACCTATCTCCAAGTGGGAAGATCTAACAGATGACCAAGAAGCAATTCAAGTATTGGAAGAGGTATATGGTGATGACATTGAAGAGTTAGATCTACTAGTAGGCCTCATggcagagaagaaaataaagggtTTTGCAATTAGCGAGACAGCTTTTACAATATTCATATTCATGTCAAGCag gAGGCTAGAAGCTGACAGATTCTTCACTAGTAATTTTAATGAGGATGCGTATACCAAGAAAGGACTAGAATGGGTGAACACAACTGAGAGCTTGAAGAATGTGATTGATCGTCACTATCCTGAAATAACACATAAGTGGTTAAACTCTTCGAGTGTTTTTTCTGTTTGGAACTCACCCCCAAACACTCAAAATCCCATTCCTTTATACCTTCGTGTTCCCCATTAA